The Medicago truncatula cultivar Jemalong A17 chromosome 4, MtrunA17r5.0-ANR, whole genome shotgun sequence genome includes a region encoding these proteins:
- the LOC11412123 gene encoding uncharacterized protein: protein MIILYILYSSNLLLLTTEKRDCSTNVRLDAAADEKLEMISTGNISKTTSSIIEKEVSNEKKMKQDKTTKDKEEQEQDEEELSIDDLSQRQDTEIKHIVFGIAASSNLWNIRKEYIKVWWKHNETRGVVWMDQRVKTRDDEDLPDIQISGDTSRFKYTNRQGQRSALRISRIVTETLKLGLEDVRWFMMGDDDTVFMVDNVVRVLSKYDHTQFYYVGSSSESHVQNIHFSYAMAYGGGGFAISYPLAKELAKMQDRCIQRYPALYGSDDRMQACMAELGVPLTKEAGFHQYDVYGDLLGLLGAHPVAPLVSLHHLDVVQPIFPKMNRVQSLQHLMKSVKQDSGSIMQQSICYDKKRYWSISVSWGYVVQVLRGVLSPRELEMPTRTFLNWYRRADYTAYAFNTRPVTKHPCQKAFLFYMNGTRYDPVKKQIIGTYARYKSKPPDCRWKMDSPEDIDNIVVSKRRDPLRWQMSPRRDCCRVQPSRHSHKGSTLYISVGNCRKGEVSELILKGGSSASKFL from the exons ATGATAATATTATACATCCTTTACTCTTCCAATCTTCTTTTATTAACCACTGAAAAACGAGATTGTTCCACCAACGTTCGTTTAGATGCAGCCGCAGATGAAAAACTTGAGATGATTAGTACTGGAAATATATCCAAAACTACATCATctataattgaaaaagaagtttcaaacgagaaaaaaatgaaacaggACAAAACAACAAAGGATAAAGAAGAACAGGAGcaagatgaagaagaattgTCTATTGATGATTTATCTCAAAGACAAGACACAGAGATCAAACACATTGTTTTTGGGATAGCGGCTTCATCAAATTTGTGGAACATAAGAAAGGAATACATTAAGGTATGGTGGAAACATAATGAAACAAGAGGGGTGGTGTGGATGGATCAAAGAGTGAAGACACGTGATGATGAAGATTTACCAGATATTCAAATTTCGGGGGACACTAGTAGATTTAAGTATACGAATCGTCAGGGACAGAGATCTGCTTTAAGGATTTCAAGGATTGTGACAGAGACATTGAAACTTGGGTTGGAGGATGTGAGATGGTTCATGATGGGAGATGATGATACTGTGTTTATGGTTGATAATGTGGTTAGAgttctttcaaaatatgatcATACTCAATTTTATTATGTTGGAAGCTCCTCTGAGAGTCATGTTCAGAACATACATTTCTCGTATGCTATGGCTTATGGTGGTGGAGGATTTGCTATAAGCTACCCTTTGGCTAAGGAGCTTGCAAAGATGCAGGATCGTTGTATTCAACGTTACCCTGCTTTGTATGGCAGTGATGATAGAATGCAAGCTTGCATGGCTGAGCTAGGTGTTCCATTAACCAAGGAAGCAGGGTTTCACCAG TATGATGTGTATGGGGACCTATTAGGCCTTCTAGGAGCACATCCTGTTGCCCCACTAGTGTCATTGCACCACCTTGATGTAGTGCAACCGATATTTCCAAAGATGAACAGAGTACAATCACTACAGCACTTAATGAAATCTGTGAAGCAAGATTCAGGTAGCATAATGCAACAGTCAATTTGCTATGACAAAAAGAGATACTGGTCCATCTCAGTTTCATGGGGCTATGTTGTTCAAGTTCTTAGGGGAGTGTTGTCCCCTAGAGAGTTAGAGATGCCAACAAGAACCTTTCTTAATTGGTATAGAAGAGCTGATTACACTGCTTATGCATTCAACACAAGGCCTGTAACCAAACACCCTTGTCAGAAAGCTTTCCTTTTCTATATGAACGGAACTCGATATGATCCTGTTAAGAAGCAAATTATTGGTACATATGCACGTTACAAATCTAAACCTCCTGATTGCCGGTGGAAAATGGACTCACCAGAGGATATCGATAACATTGTAGTTTCAAAAAGACGAGATCCTCTTCGCTGGCAAATG TCACCAAGGAGGGATTGCTGTAGAGTTCAACCGTCACGTCACTCACATAAGGGTTCAACTTTGTACATATCGGTTGGCAACTGTCGAAAGGGAGAGGTTAGCGAATTGATCCTTAAAGGTGGAAGTTCAGCTTCCAAATTcctatga